A genomic region of Gemmatimonas sp. contains the following coding sequences:
- a CDS encoding enoyl-CoA hydratase family protein, with translation MAAHAPTHFHWEVAAGVATVTLNRPERKNPLTFESYAELRETFRALRSANDVHAVVLTGAGGNFCSGGDVHEIIAPLVAMEAPDLLRFTRMTGDLVLAMRACPQPIVAAVDGVCAGAGAIMAMASDLRIGTARAKTAFLFNRVGLAGCDMGACAMLPRIIGQGRASELLFTGRSMSGEEGERWGFFNRLASPDALLNEAIVTATALTRGPTFANGLTKTMLHQEWGMTIEQAIEAEAQAQALCMLTQDFRAAYHAFVAKEQPVFTGR, from the coding sequence ATGGCGGCGCATGCGCCGACCCACTTCCACTGGGAGGTCGCTGCGGGTGTCGCCACGGTGACGCTGAACCGCCCCGAACGAAAAAACCCGCTCACCTTCGAGAGCTACGCGGAGTTGCGCGAGACGTTCCGCGCGCTCCGTTCCGCCAATGATGTGCACGCCGTGGTCCTCACTGGTGCCGGTGGCAACTTCTGTTCGGGTGGTGACGTGCACGAGATCATCGCGCCGCTCGTGGCCATGGAGGCGCCCGATCTGCTGCGTTTCACCCGCATGACCGGCGATCTCGTCCTCGCCATGCGCGCCTGCCCGCAGCCCATCGTGGCCGCGGTCGACGGAGTATGTGCCGGCGCCGGTGCCATCATGGCGATGGCGTCGGATCTGCGCATCGGTACGGCCCGCGCCAAGACGGCCTTCCTCTTCAATCGGGTGGGGCTGGCTGGCTGCGACATGGGCGCGTGTGCCATGCTGCCGCGCATCATCGGGCAGGGGCGCGCGAGCGAGCTGCTCTTCACCGGGCGCAGCATGTCCGGGGAGGAGGGGGAACGGTGGGGATTCTTCAATCGGTTGGCGAGTCCCGACGCACTGCTGAACGAGGCGATCGTCACCGCCACGGCGCTCACACGCGGCCCCACCTTCGCGAATGGGCTCACCAAGACCATGCTGCATCAGGAGTGGGGCATGACCATCGAGCAGGCCATCGAAGCCGAGGCGCAGGCGCAGGCCCTGTGCATGCTCACGCAGGACTTCCGTGCGGCGTACCACGCCTTCGTCGCGAAGGAGCAACCCGTGTTCACCGGACGATGA
- a CDS encoding MarR family transcriptional regulator, with translation MVPRKRFAHVHVVDEEQLGQEARVQSSDHSAVRLWLRLLSCSTQIEQEIRARLRERFGITLPRFDYLAQLERHPQGLRLNALSRNLMVTGGNVTLLTEQLVGDGWVERITDPSDRRSTLVSLTPQGRTQFLRMAAEHEEWLVELFAGFDGARCDMLYEQLGRLRAHLSPRATSTLPRKERAS, from the coding sequence ATGGTACCACGCAAACGATTCGCCCACGTCCACGTCGTGGACGAGGAGCAGCTGGGCCAGGAGGCGCGGGTCCAGTCGTCCGATCACTCGGCCGTGCGGCTCTGGCTGCGACTCCTCTCGTGCAGTACGCAGATCGAGCAGGAGATTCGCGCGCGTCTTCGTGAGCGGTTCGGCATCACGCTGCCTCGCTTCGACTACCTCGCCCAGCTCGAGCGGCATCCGCAGGGGCTACGTCTCAATGCGCTCTCGCGCAATCTCATGGTGACGGGTGGCAACGTCACGTTGCTCACGGAACAGCTGGTGGGTGACGGTTGGGTGGAGCGCATCACGGATCCCTCCGATCGGCGGTCGACACTCGTGTCGCTCACGCCGCAGGGGCGCACGCAGTTCCTGCGCATGGCCGCCGAGCACGAGGAGTGGCTGGTGGAACTGTTCGCCGGTTTCGATGGCGCACGCTGCGACATGCTGTACGAACAACTCGGCCGTTTGCGCGCCCATCTGTCGCCGCGCGCCACGTCGACTCTTCCGCGCAAGGAGCGCGCCTCATGA
- a CDS encoding SDR family NAD(P)-dependent oxidoreductase, giving the protein MTTSTNRPATPHAVVTGAAGGIGAAIARQLSADGYTVTLLGRTTASLHDLAGSIGADCRVAVCDVADSEAVRETFAELPPVHVLVNNAGQAESAPVSRTTDELWERMLAVNLSGTFFCTRAVIDGMRHAGWGRVVNVASTAGQRGYAYVAAYTAAKHGVVGFTRSLALEVASAGVTVNAVCPGYTDTDMLARSVANIVEKTGRSEADARAQLAALNPQRRFITPHDVAAAVSWLCSDGAASITGQAISVSGGEVM; this is encoded by the coding sequence ATGACCACGTCCACGAACAGACCCGCGACGCCGCACGCGGTGGTCACGGGCGCGGCCGGGGGTATCGGAGCGGCCATTGCGCGGCAGCTGTCGGCCGACGGGTACACCGTTACGCTGCTCGGACGCACCACGGCTTCGTTGCATGACCTGGCCGGGAGCATCGGTGCCGACTGTCGGGTGGCGGTGTGCGATGTCGCCGACAGTGAGGCGGTGAGGGAGACGTTTGCCGAGCTCCCCCCGGTGCACGTGCTCGTGAACAACGCCGGGCAGGCCGAGAGTGCGCCGGTGTCGCGTACCACCGACGAGCTGTGGGAACGCATGCTGGCGGTCAACCTGAGCGGCACCTTCTTCTGTACCCGCGCTGTCATCGATGGCATGCGTCACGCCGGATGGGGGCGCGTGGTGAACGTCGCCAGCACCGCCGGACAGCGCGGCTATGCCTATGTCGCGGCGTACACCGCGGCCAAGCACGGCGTCGTGGGATTCACCCGATCCCTCGCGCTCGAGGTGGCATCGGCAGGCGTGACCGTGAACGCGGTGTGCCCCGGCTATACCGATACCGACATGCTCGCCCGCAGCGTGGCCAATATCGTGGAGAAGACCGGCCGCAGTGAGGCAGACGCCCGGGCGCAGCTGGCCGCCCTCAATCCGCAGCGCCGTTTCATCACGCCGCACGACGTGGCCGCCGCCGTGTCGTGGCTGTGCTCGGACGGCGCCGCATCGATTACCGGTCAGGCGATCTCCGTGAGTGGCGGCGAGGTCATGTAG
- a CDS encoding bifunctional salicylyl-CoA 5-hydroxylase/oxidoreductase: MRIVCIGGGPAGLYFALLMKKLNPAHHITVVERNKPYDTFGWGVVFSDATMENMRRWDAPTCDEIEQSFSHWDDIELRFKGRRIRSGGHGFVGIGRKKLLNILQARCEALGVELHFEAEVESDLSYPDADLIIAADGINSRIRSAYADVFQPDIVTRPNRFIWLGTHKLFEAFTFDFQRTEHGWFQAHIYKFDATTTTFIVECPESVWRAHGLDAADQDTSVKFCEQLFAESLEGERLMTNARHLRGSAWLNFQRVVCNQWWVRNANGSHVVLMGDAVHTAHFAIGSGTKLALEDAIELVRQFQLRGDTPARIPEVLAHFQELRRVETLRIQNAAWNAMEWFEVCGTRYCDQLEPEQFMYSMLTRSQRISHENLRLRDKGWLEGYEQWLAARALAAAGGVDGDGAPTPPMFTPYRVRSVTLRNRVVVSPMAQYSAVDGIAGDYHLVHLGARAMGGAGMVFAEMTCPSPEARITPGCPGLWNDEQMHAWQRIVQWVHEHTDARIAMQLGHSGAKGSTRRAWDGIDLPLPDDGAEANWPLVSASSQQYLPGVSQQARAITREEMAVVRDQFVAATRRAATAGFDWLELHCAHGYLLSSFISPLTNQRTDEYGGTLENRLRFPLEVFTAVRAEWPAHLPMSVRISAHDWVEGGITPADAVEIARAFKAAGADLIDCSSGQVSKRERPTYGRMYQTPFADRIRQEAGIATIAVGAISEADHVNSIIAAGRADLCAVARPHLANPAWTLTEAARIGYTAIAWPQPYRSAKAQLEAGFAREKAQQAPPPAGGFPVTPASPPGQA; this comes from the coding sequence ATGCGCATCGTGTGTATTGGCGGAGGGCCGGCCGGGCTCTACTTCGCCCTGCTGATGAAGAAGCTGAACCCCGCCCACCACATCACGGTGGTGGAGCGCAACAAGCCGTACGACACCTTCGGGTGGGGGGTGGTGTTTTCCGACGCCACCATGGAGAACATGCGGCGGTGGGACGCGCCCACCTGTGACGAGATCGAGCAGTCGTTCAGCCATTGGGACGACATCGAACTCCGATTCAAGGGCCGCCGGATTCGCTCGGGTGGGCACGGCTTCGTGGGCATTGGCCGCAAGAAGCTGCTGAACATTCTGCAGGCGCGGTGCGAGGCGCTTGGCGTGGAGTTGCATTTCGAGGCCGAGGTGGAGTCGGATCTCTCGTATCCCGATGCCGACCTCATCATCGCCGCCGACGGTATCAATTCGCGCATCCGCAGCGCGTACGCCGATGTGTTCCAGCCGGATATCGTCACGCGCCCCAACCGCTTCATCTGGCTCGGGACGCACAAGCTGTTCGAGGCGTTCACGTTCGATTTCCAGCGCACCGAACACGGGTGGTTCCAGGCGCACATCTACAAGTTCGACGCCACCACCACCACGTTCATCGTGGAATGCCCGGAGTCGGTGTGGCGTGCGCATGGTCTCGACGCCGCCGATCAGGACACCTCGGTGAAGTTCTGCGAGCAGCTGTTCGCCGAATCGCTGGAGGGCGAGCGCCTCATGACGAATGCGCGCCATCTGCGCGGGTCGGCGTGGCTCAACTTCCAGCGGGTCGTGTGCAATCAGTGGTGGGTGCGCAATGCCAATGGCAGTCACGTGGTGCTCATGGGCGATGCCGTGCACACGGCGCACTTCGCCATCGGGTCGGGCACCAAGCTCGCGCTCGAAGATGCCATCGAACTGGTGCGACAGTTCCAGCTGCGCGGCGATACGCCGGCCCGCATTCCCGAGGTGCTGGCGCACTTCCAGGAGCTGCGCCGGGTGGAAACGCTGCGTATCCAGAACGCCGCGTGGAACGCCATGGAATGGTTCGAGGTATGCGGAACCCGCTACTGCGATCAGCTGGAGCCCGAGCAGTTCATGTACTCCATGCTCACCCGCAGCCAGCGCATCAGTCACGAAAATCTCCGTCTGCGCGACAAGGGCTGGCTCGAGGGGTACGAGCAGTGGCTCGCAGCGCGCGCCCTGGCGGCGGCCGGCGGAGTGGATGGCGACGGAGCGCCCACGCCACCCATGTTCACGCCGTATCGGGTGCGCTCGGTGACGCTCAGGAACCGCGTGGTCGTGTCGCCCATGGCGCAGTACTCCGCCGTGGACGGCATTGCCGGCGACTATCACCTCGTGCACCTCGGGGCTCGCGCCATGGGCGGGGCGGGTATGGTCTTCGCTGAAATGACCTGTCCGAGTCCCGAGGCGCGCATCACGCCGGGGTGTCCGGGGCTCTGGAACGACGAGCAGATGCATGCGTGGCAGCGCATCGTGCAGTGGGTGCATGAGCACACCGACGCGCGTATTGCCATGCAGCTGGGGCACAGCGGCGCCAAGGGCTCCACGCGGCGGGCATGGGACGGGATCGATCTCCCGCTTCCCGACGACGGCGCCGAGGCCAATTGGCCGCTCGTGAGCGCGTCGTCGCAGCAGTACCTCCCGGGGGTGAGCCAGCAGGCGCGCGCGATCACCCGCGAGGAAATGGCCGTGGTGCGCGACCAGTTCGTGGCGGCCACGCGTCGTGCGGCGACGGCCGGCTTCGACTGGCTGGAGCTGCATTGCGCGCACGGCTACCTGCTCTCGAGCTTCATCTCGCCGCTCACCAACCAGCGCACCGATGAGTACGGCGGCACTCTCGAAAACCGTTTGCGCTTCCCGCTGGAAGTGTTCACAGCCGTACGCGCCGAGTGGCCCGCGCATCTGCCCATGTCGGTGCGCATTTCGGCACACGATTGGGTGGAGGGTGGCATCACCCCGGCAGACGCCGTGGAAATCGCGCGCGCCTTCAAGGCCGCAGGCGCCGATCTCATCGACTGCTCCTCGGGGCAGGTGAGCAAGCGCGAACGTCCCACGTACGGCCGCATGTATCAGACGCCGTTCGCCGATCGCATTCGCCAGGAGGCTGGCATCGCCACGATCGCCGTGGGTGCCATCAGCGAGGCCGATCATGTGAACTCCATCATTGCGGCCGGACGCGCAGACCTGTGTGCCGTGGCGCGGCCGCATCTCGCCAATCCGGCGTGGACGCTCACCGAAGCGGCCCGCATTGGCTACACGGCAATCGCGTGGCCCCAGCCGTACCGCTCGGCGAAGGCGCAGCTCGAGGCCGGTTTTGCCAGAGAGAAGGCGCAGCAGGCCCCGCCGCCCGCTGGCGGATTCCCCGTGACGCCAGCCTCGCCACCGGGGCAGGCATGA
- the speB gene encoding agmatinase, producing MMSGIPTLLGAPYDASSSYLRGPSQAPPRIREALYSPSSNLSTESGRSLAETTWWHDAGDLSLSSSVTARADIEAGVATVLRADGRPLVLGGDHSVTYPVVRAVAAAGGPFTLLHFDAHADLYDELDGDRFSHACPFARIMEEGLVTRLVQVGIRTLTAHQREQAARFGVEVIDMRAVAAGVRPQVSGPVYVSLDLDVLDPAFAPGVSHWEPGGLSTRELLTMLQAMDGDVVAADLVEYNPLRDPTGMTGMVAAKVLKELLDAMTR from the coding sequence ATGATGAGCGGGATCCCCACGCTGCTCGGCGCACCGTACGACGCGAGTTCGTCGTATCTGCGGGGGCCGTCGCAGGCGCCGCCGCGCATTCGTGAAGCGCTGTACTCGCCCTCCAGCAACCTTTCCACGGAGAGTGGCCGGTCGCTGGCGGAAACCACGTGGTGGCACGATGCGGGGGATCTGTCGTTGTCGTCCTCGGTCACCGCGCGGGCCGACATCGAGGCGGGGGTCGCGACCGTGCTCAGAGCGGATGGGAGGCCCCTGGTGTTGGGGGGCGATCACTCGGTCACCTATCCGGTGGTGCGCGCGGTCGCGGCCGCGGGTGGCCCCTTCACCCTGCTGCACTTCGACGCGCACGCCGACCTGTACGACGAGCTCGACGGCGATCGTTTCTCCCACGCCTGTCCCTTCGCCCGCATCATGGAGGAGGGGCTGGTAACGCGACTCGTGCAGGTGGGGATCCGCACGCTCACGGCGCATCAGCGCGAACAGGCCGCGCGGTTCGGGGTGGAGGTGATCGACATGCGGGCGGTGGCCGCCGGCGTGCGTCCGCAGGTGAGCGGGCCGGTGTACGTCTCCCTCGATCTCGATGTGCTCGACCCGGCCTTCGCACCGGGCGTCTCGCATTGGGAGCCCGGCGGGCTCTCCACGCGGGAGTTGCTGACCATGCTGCAGGCCATGGACGGCGATGTCGTGGCGGCCGACCTCGTGGAATACAACCCGCTGCGGGACCCCACCGGCATGACCGGCATGGTGGCGGCCAAGGTGCTGAAGGAGTTGCTGGACGCGATGACCCGCTGA
- the kynU gene encoding kynureninase, producing the protein MTLSAVSPSTDIAARDAADALASYREQFMLPDGVIYLDGNSLGALPRVTPARVAQVMHDEWGTGLIRSWNSADWIGAPQRVGAKIARLVGAEAHEVVVADSTSVNLYKLIVAALGAQRGRHVVLSEPGNFPTDLYMVETAIATLGTGHRLELAPREEIVSRITEDTALVMLTHVHYKTADMFDMAAITAAAQAKGALVLWDLSHSAGAVPLALNACRADMAVGCGYKFLNGGPGAPAFLFVADRHHAALRSPLGGWMGHARPFAFVDEYEPAPGIARFLCGTPPILAVAALESGVDLHLSVDMQQVAAKSRALCELFIDLVDARCASYGVTLVGPRRGAPRGSHVSFRHPDGYAIMQALIARGVIGDFRAPDIMRFGITPLYLRFADIAAAVDVLEDVLRTEAWRAPEHQVRHAVT; encoded by the coding sequence ATGACCCTCAGCGCCGTTTCGCCATCCACGGACATCGCCGCCCGCGACGCGGCGGATGCGTTGGCCTCGTATCGCGAGCAGTTCATGTTGCCCGACGGTGTGATCTATCTCGATGGCAACTCGCTGGGTGCGCTCCCCAGGGTCACGCCGGCGCGAGTGGCGCAGGTGATGCACGACGAATGGGGCACGGGACTCATCCGCAGCTGGAACAGCGCCGACTGGATCGGCGCGCCGCAGCGGGTTGGGGCGAAGATCGCGCGCCTGGTTGGAGCCGAGGCGCATGAAGTGGTCGTGGCCGACTCCACGTCGGTGAATCTGTACAAGCTCATCGTGGCCGCGTTGGGCGCGCAGCGTGGCCGGCATGTCGTGCTGTCGGAGCCCGGCAACTTCCCCACGGATCTGTACATGGTGGAAACGGCCATCGCGACGCTGGGGACGGGCCACCGGCTCGAGCTCGCGCCGCGCGAGGAGATCGTCTCGCGCATCACCGAGGACACGGCGCTGGTGATGCTCACGCACGTGCACTACAAGACGGCCGACATGTTCGACATGGCAGCGATCACGGCGGCCGCGCAGGCGAAGGGGGCCCTGGTGCTCTGGGACCTGAGCCATTCAGCGGGTGCCGTGCCGTTGGCGCTCAATGCGTGCCGTGCCGATATGGCCGTGGGGTGCGGCTACAAGTTCCTCAACGGCGGGCCTGGCGCGCCGGCGTTTCTCTTCGTGGCCGACCGGCACCACGCAGCGCTGCGTTCGCCCCTTGGCGGGTGGATGGGGCATGCGCGCCCGTTCGCGTTCGTGGACGAATACGAACCGGCACCGGGGATTGCGCGCTTCCTCTGTGGCACCCCACCCATTCTCGCCGTGGCGGCCCTCGAAAGCGGGGTGGATCTCCACCTGAGCGTGGATATGCAGCAGGTCGCCGCCAAGTCGCGCGCGTTGTGCGAGCTGTTCATCGATCTGGTCGATGCACGATGTGCGTCGTATGGGGTGACGCTGGTCGGGCCGCGGCGTGGAGCACCGCGGGGCAGCCACGTATCGTTCCGTCACCCCGACGGCTACGCGATCATGCAGGCCCTCATCGCGCGAGGGGTAATTGGCGATTTCCGCGCCCCCGACATCATGCGCTTCGGCATCACGCCGCTCTATCTGCGATTCGCCGACATCGCGGCTGCGGTCGATGTCCTGGAAGACGTGCTGCGCACCGAGGCGTGGCGCGCGCCCGAGCATCAGGTGCGTCACGCGGTGACCTGA